CGTTCGTTGTTCCGGTCGGACGAGGCGACGGCGAGCACGCCGTCGAAGGCGGCCGGGTAGGTCTTCTTGAGTTCGCCCTTGATGCCGTCGTTGCCGGCCGAGGCGACCACGACGATGTCGTTCCCGATGGCACGCGCCACCGCCCTGCCCAGGTCCGACTGCGCAGTCAGCGGCTGCGTCGTGTCCTGGGAGATGTTGATGACGTCGGCTTCCTCGGCGATGGCGTGGTCGATGGCCTGCGCCATCGTGTTGGACTTGCCGCTGTTCCTCTCATCGTTCTGGCGGATCGGGATGATCGTGGCCTCGGGGGCGAGCCCGACGAAGCCGGTGCCGTTGCGAGGGCGGGCCGCGATGATGCCGGCGACCTTGGTGCCGTGGCCGACGTCGTCGACCGTGCCGTCGGTCTTCCCGCGCCCGGCGTCCCGGGAGTCCTTGTCGGGCTTCAGGAAGTCCTTACCGGCCGACGCGTCAACAGCCTGCTTGAGCTGCGGATTGACATCGTCGACGCCGGTGTCGATAACGGCGACCCTCACCCCCTTGCCCTTGGTGTCCTGCCACAGTTCGTCCAGGAGTACCCGTTGGAGCGGCCAGGGAGTGTCGGCGATCTGCTTCCTCATCGGGAAGGTGCACTCGCCGTTGCCGTTCAGCGCCGTTTCGGCGCCGACGGGGGGTTCGGCCGCGTGGGCGGCCGACGGCGGGGCGATCAGACCGGTGAGGGCGGCGGCCAGCAGGGCGGTCGTCCGGTACGTCACTGGCGCGCCCCTCACGAACCCTGCGGCTGACGGGCGCTGTTGGTGTCCAACCGCGGCCCCTTGGACAGGAACTCCGACCAGTTGATCGGTACGAGAGCGGGCGTGACCTTCTCGTAGCCGAGGCGGACCTGTGCCTGGCTGGGCTCGGGCCGGCCGTCCTGCTGCTTCTGCTGTTCGCCGGTGCCGATGCCGGAGCGGTCCGCGTCGCTGTCCCCGTTCGCCTGGACCGCGTACCGCAGGCCTGTGTCCGTTACCAGGAAGAGCGAGCCGTCGGGAGCGGTCTGCTTGCCCTGTACCTGGGTGTAGAGCAGGCCGCTGCCGGGGGTGACGTAGGTGCTCGTGCCGCTGGCGGTGATCTCCGCCGGGTACGCGGTACCGGCCCAGGTCGACAGGCTTGTACGTCCCTTGTCGTCAACCTTGCGCAGGACGCTGCAGACCGTGTCCCTGGCGCTGCCGCCGCCCGTGGAGTTGACCTGCTCGGCCCGCTTCGACGGCCAGCGGTACGTTGCGCCGAAGGTCTCCGACTCGGGTTCGAACGACGCCGCGTCCACAGTGGCGGCCTTGCCGTCCATGTCGAGGTCGTCGGTCTGCGGGGAGTTGATGAGCAGCCAGGCCGTGAAGTCGGAGACCGGCTGGACCTTTCCGGGCAGCACGACATAGTACTGCGGCCCGGAGCCGGTCTGCGCCCGCAGGACCATGCCGACCCGGTCCTCTCTCTCGTCGAGTCCGCCACCGATTCCCGCGCTCGTGCCGACGGTGCCTCGGATCTCCGGGAAGTCGACCGGGCTGCCCTCGTGCAGTGTGGCCAGCCAGTCGTCTGTGACTACCTGCGGCTGCTTGCTGCCGACCAGGGCACGGGTGAGGACGGCGGCGTCAGAACCCTTCGCACGCACCGGGTACTTGGTGCCGCCCGCGTCCACCAGATAGCGGGCGTCGTTACTGCCCTGCACGTAGAGCACCTGACCACCGGTCAGCTTCTCTCTGCCCTCCGTCCGGGACATGTCGCGTTCGGCGAGGACGAACGTGGCCTTCTGCACGTTCGCCCCCTTGCCTCCGCCCGGCTGTTCACAGACGGCCC
The genomic region above belongs to Streptomyces marianii and contains:
- the mycP gene encoding type VII secretion-associated serine protease mycosin, encoding MTYRTTALLAAALTGLIAPPSAAHAAEPPVGAETALNGNGECTFPMRKQIADTPWPLQRVLLDELWQDTKGKGVRVAVIDTGVDDVNPQLKQAVDASAGKDFLKPDKDSRDAGRGKTDGTVDDVGHGTKVAGIIAARPRNGTGFVGLAPEATIIPIRQNDERNSGKSNTMAQAIDHAIAEEADVINISQDTTQPLTAQSDLGRAVARAIGNDIVVVASAGNDGIKGELKKTYPAAFDGVLAVASSDRNNERAPFSQAGDFVGVAAPGVDIVSTVPGGGQCVDNGTSFSAPYVAGVAALLRAKYPKWKAHQVVAQIEQTAERSINGRDNYVGWGVVDPVRALDGAAGPIEAPTPDPGPPKPPAPEPAHLAMTETPQERDERLATYALGVAGVLVAVVAGTAIVVRDTGRRRRRYVQAK
- the eccB gene encoding type VII secretion protein EccB, whose translation is MASRRDELNAYTFAKKRTVAAFLQPSPTGTEEGAPRPLRAVVPGLMVGALVLAGFGAWGMFKPKAPKDWDRPGTKVIVGKESTTRYVVLTTGKGKDRKPLLHPVLNLASARLLLTPQQFAVIQVSDDILDAGDPPRGPILGIPYAPDRLPSDKEAAKPKRWAVCEQPGGGKGANVQKATFVLAERDMSRTEGREKLTGGQVLYVQGSNDARYLVDAGGTKYPVRAKGSDAAVLTRALVGSKQPQVVTDDWLATLHEGSPVDFPEIRGTVGTSAGIGGGLDEREDRVGMVLRAQTGSGPQYYVVLPGKVQPVSDFTAWLLINSPQTDDLDMDGKAATVDAASFEPESETFGATYRWPSKRAEQVNSTGGGSARDTVCSVLRKVDDKGRTSLSTWAGTAYPAEITASGTSTYVTPGSGLLYTQVQGKQTAPDGSLFLVTDTGLRYAVQANGDSDADRSGIGTGEQQKQQDGRPEPSQAQVRLGYEKVTPALVPINWSEFLSKGPRLDTNSARQPQGS